CCCTGGCGCCGACGCCCCCCCTGGCGCCGACGCCGCCCTTCGACGAGCGGGAGCAGCCCGCATCGAAGCCGACCGAACAGGAGCCGACGCCACCCATGCCGAAACCGACGCCGGGCGCGCAGAAGAAAGGCGGGCGCTGGACACTGCTGTCGCTCGCCGCCGGCGGCCTGGTCGTCGCCGCCGGCCTGGGCCTGTTCGCGGCCCGGCAGGCCAACCTGGCCGCGGCGCTGCAGGAGAACCTCGACGCGGCGAATACCCAGGCTCGCATCGCGGAGCTGGAGGCGGCGGCGGCGCAACGGGTCGCCGACGGGCTACGCGGCGGCGCGCGCGTCCTTACGGCCACCGACGTGCAGCCGCTCGATCTGAACGGCCAGCCGGTCGCTCCCGATGCCCGCGGACGGTTGTTCTGGAGCGCCACCGAGGGCGGGCTGCTCACGGCAACCGGCCTGCCGCCGGTGCCGCCCGGACGCGTCTACCAGCTCTGGCTCATCCCGGACGCGTCTCCGCTGAGCGCGGCGATCCTGTCTGCCGACGCCGAGGGCCGGGTGATGGCGGCCGTCACCCCGCCGGAGGGCGTGACCGGACCGGTCCCCGCGGCCGTGACCCTGGAGCCGGCCGGCGGCGCCGCGACGCCGGGCGGAGAAGTCTACCTGCTCGGCCGACCCTGATCGGCCGCGGTTCGGAGCGCGAACTGGTTCCTGTCTTGCGTGGTCTGCGCGGTTTCCGCGGCGCAGGCTCCTACCGCTCGCCCCCCAGGCTGAGCAGGTTCGCCAGCAGGGCGTACGCGCCGGTCGTTCCCGCGGGAAGCTGCCGCCAGAGACCGAGTCCGACGTAGATCCAGCGTCCGCGGCCCGGTTGCGCCTCGACCAGGGCCCCGCGCTTGAGGCCGGGGTTGTACTCGAACGTGTCCTCGAGCTCGACCAGATCGGCGTAGCGCCGGTCGCGCTCGCCGAGAAAGTACAGGCCGCGCTCCTGCACCCACTGATCCCATGTCGCCGGACCGACCGGATTGGGCCAGGCGAACACGGGATGATCGTTGGCGAGAACACGAATGGGCGCCGACTCGTCCGTCACCCGGTTGCGGCTGACGAGGGCCGGATACGGGCCGTACTGCGCCTGGTTGAACTCGAACTTGTTGTACTGGACGATGACCGTCCCGCCGTCGTCGGCGTACTCCAGCAGCCGATCGTTGTTCGCGCGCAGGTCCTGCCGGCGCTCGTAGGCACGCACGCCGGTGACGATGACGTCGAAACGCGACAGGTCGCCCCACGCCAGATCGTCGGCATCGACGAACTCGAGCCGCGCGCCGAGCTGCTCGATCGCCGGGGGCACGGCGTCGCCCACGCCCTCGACGTAGCCGACCAGCAAATCCGGCGCAATGGTTACGTCGATGACCTTGAACGTCCCGTCTGCCGGCCGGCCGATGTGGCGCCGCTCGATGTGTGGATACTCGATGACCTGGTAGCCGCGCTCGAACCTCTCACCCCCGTCCTCGACCGCCGCGCGCACGCTGTATTCGCCCGCCGCCGCGCCGCCCGCCGACACGTCGAAGCGGACCGTGCGGGACTCGTCCTCGCGCGACAACCGCACCGGCACGGTCGCCGGGGTCGCGCTCCATCCCCGGGGCAACTCCAGGGTGACGGCGCCCTCGGCCGCCTCCGGGGCGGTGTTCGTTACCGTTACGCGGACCTCACGAACGGCGCCGGACCCCGTCGGGATGATCGCGATGTCGGGCGTCATGGAGACGGCGAAACGCGGCACCACCTGCAGGTCCATCCGCTTCTCGGCCGTGAATACGTCGTCGACGTAGCGGTGGCGGACGGGCCGCTCCACCGCCAGACGCGCCCGCCCTCCCAGCTCGATCTCGACAACGGCCCGGAACGGCGTCGGGCGGAACGGCAGCCCGAACGGCACGTCCGGATCCAGGACGTAACGGTCCGCCCCTTCGACATGACTCCAGTGGATGTCGGTGGTCCGCGCGGCGGCGGGAATCCGCACCTGCTGATCGCAGACGTACACGCCGCCCGCGCGGATCGGCCCGCTGTCGCACGCCGCCGCGCCGTCGAAGCCGAGGAGGCTGACATCACGGACGGTCACCCCGGAGCCGCTGCCGCCGGGGCCGTGATTCGCCGCCCGCACGGTCACCTCCACCGATTGGCCGGGCGTCACGACGCCGTCGTCCGCGAACGCGTCGATGGACACCGCGAAGTCGAGCAGGACCGCCCGCTCGAACTGGCGCTCCTTGGCCGCCAACCGGAAATCGATCTCCCGGCGGGCGTCGGCGGACAACGCCATTCCGGCGAGGCGGGCGCGCAGATCGCGCACCGCTTCCAGACCTTCGATCAGCGGCTGGTGCCCCGGCCCGGACACGCGGATCGACCTACCGGCCCTGTGGAATCGTCCCTCGCCGCGCTCGAAGGTGCGCAGGGCGTCGGATGCATACATGCCGATCCGTTCCAGCGTCCACCGGAGCTCGTCGGGCGGATTCTCGCCGGCGAAGCGCGCGAGCCCCGCGATGGAGGTGTCCACGCCGTCGAACAACGAGGCGTCGGCGGCCGCCGAGTGGTCCGCAATGGCCGTCTCGGCGAGACGGTAGCGCCCGCCGGCCGGGCCGGACGGCAGGGCGACAAACTGCCCCATGCCCTGGCACTTGTGCATGCCGCGTGCGAGGCTGCCGATCTCCGCCCAGGTCGCGCCGAGCAGCGGATCGTAGCCGCCCAGATCGACCGTGGTCAGCTCCGGGTCGGACGCCGACCGGAAGCGGAATCCCGGCGGACCGAAACCCATGCCGAAGGGGAACCCGACGCGGAAATAGAACTTGCGCGCCTGCCAGGGCGCCAGCCCCTCGGCGATCTGCTCCGGGAAGCGTTCCGGGTCCGCGGCGGCGTGCCACGCCTCGTGCGCCAGCACCGCCGACGCCTGGTGATGCTGGCCGCCGCCGCGCCCCTCCGGCGACATGGCGGAGACCACGTCGGGCCGGATGGTGCGAATCATCCGGACGAAGTCGCCGAGGATCTCGTCCCGGCCCCACCGCTCGAAGGTCTCCTCGATGCTGAAGGAGTAACCGAAGTCGACGGCGCGGGTGAAGTACTGCTCGGCGCCGTCCAGCCGGTGCGCGGCGTGCAGCTCCTCGGTCCGCAACACCGCCAGCGCGTCGAACAGCTCGGCGCCGATCTCGTTCTGGCCGCCGTCGCCGCGCGTCGCCGACAGCAGCACGGCGCGGTGGCCCTCGCCTCTCGACAGTCGCGCCAGCAGGGCATTGTTCTCGTCGTCGGGATGGGCCACGATCGACATGAAGGAACCGGTGCTGTTGAGCTGGCGCAGGGCGACGCCGAGCGCCTCCCGCCCCTCGCCCGACGCGAGCGGCTGCGCGTGGGCCGCTGTCCCGAAACCGCCGACTCCTATCGCTAGCATCGCCCCGACCACGGCTGCGAATCGATGGATGTGCATGGTTCTCCCAGTATAGCGACGCGTCAGGATCCGCCGAACCGCGCCGGAATGGCCGCATCGTCCCGGACCGCCGCCGCGTCCTGGAGCAGCACGGCCTTGTAGAACGCCTCGTAGCGCGGCACGACCTCGTCGGCGCAGAAGTGATCGTGCACTCGCCGCCAGCCGCCGGCCGCGATGCGGCGATGCAGCGCGGGGTCGGTCAGCAACCGGACCGCGCACGCGGTCATGCCGTCGAGGTCCTCCGGGTCGCGGAGGAAACCCGACTCGCCGTCGGTGATCACCTCGGGCAGACCACCGACCCGCGACGCGACCACCGGGACCGAGCACGCCATGGCCTCGAGCGCAGCGACGCCGAAGCTCTCCTGCGCCGAAGGCAGCAGGCACAGATCCGCCAGGGACAGGAGGGGCACCACCAGCTCCTGCTCCCCGAGCGCTTCGACATCGCTCGCCAGTCCCAGATCACGTGCGCGTCGGCAGGCGGCCGACAGGTCGGGCCCGTCCCCCACCAGCAGGAGGCGCGCGGGCACCTGCTCGCGGATGCGGCGAAACAGCTCGACCACCACATCCGCCCGCTTGACCGGCCTGAAGTTCGAGACGTGGATCACCAGCTTCGTGTCGGACCGGCCGCCGCGGTAACGCGCCGCCAGGCCGGCGTCGGCGATCCGCCGGTGATCCCGGCAGTCGAGGAAGTTGGGAATGACCTCGATCCGCGACCGTACCGGCAGTTGGCGGTACGTGTCGTCCCGCAGGCTCCCCGAGACCGCGGTGACGCCGTGCGACTGGTCGATGGAGAAGGCGACCGTCTCCAGGTAGGACGCATCGCTGCCGATCAGCGTGACGTCGGTGCCGTGCAACGTGGTGATGACCCGCGGCACGTGGCCGTCCCCGGAGGCGGCCACGATCTGCCGGGCGAGGTAGGCGGCGGTCGCGTGCGGCACGGCGTAGTGCGCGTGAATGATGTCGAGCCGGCCCTCGCGGCACACCTCGACGATCTTGTTGGCGAGCGTCAGCAGGTACTGCGGCTCCCGGAACAGCGGGTAGCCTGGAGTCCGCACGGCGTGAAACGCCAGGCCCGCCTGGAAGTCGCCCAGTCGCACCGGCGGCTCGCTGCTGATGAGCCGCACCTCGTGGCCGCGCCGCGCGAGGCCCTTGGCGAGCTCGGTGGCAACGATGCCGCTGCCGCCGACGGATGCGTAGCAGACGATGCCGACGTTCATGAAACGTTATCTTCGGGGCGCGGCGCCGGCCGTGCGCTCACCCGGCGCAGCGTCCGATGACAATAGACGACCCTCGCCGGCCCAACGTTGCGCACCCGCGGGACGAGCGAACGCCGGACTCATTCTACCGCGCGCCTGCGGGCGGCCGGCGCCCCGCCTGCACGGAGCCCGGCCCGGTCTCGTCCACCGCCCGGTACGGTACGCATTCTGCAGACGCTGCACACGACGGATCGATGAAGGAGGACCTCGTGAAGCGCAAGATCATGCGGACGGCGACCGCGACGCTGCTTCTGACGCTGGCTGCCGGCGGCGCGGCGGCGCAGACGCTGCTCGAAGTCGCCCGGCGGGAGAAGGCGCGGCGCGACGCGATTCCCCCCGGGGAACGCTCCAGGGTCTATACGAACGACGACCTGCGCGACAGCGGCGGACTGACCATCGGCGCGCTCCCGGCGGCGGACCGGCAGGAGGCCGATGCCGGATCCGGGCGCGCCGGGCATGGAATCGGGAGCCGGGATTCCGACGCCGGGCCCGGAAGCACGGAAGCCGGCGACCTCCCGGACGAGGACGACTGGCGCGCGCGGGTTGCCGCGGCGCAGGAGGGGCGGGAGCGCGCCGAGCTGATGGCCTCGGCGCTTCAGAATCGGGCGGACGGCCTGTGGGCGCAGTTCACCGGGATGGACGATCCCGCCCGCCGGGGGGTCGTCGAACGACAACGGGACGAGGCGCTGGCGGAACTGGAGCGCACGCAGGCGGAAGCGGCACGTTTCGAGCGCGAAGTCCGCGACATCCGCGAGGAGGCGCGCCGCGCCGGCGTGCCGCCGGGTTGGCTGCGCCCCTAGCCCGACAATCGTCGCCTGCGGCTCCGATTGCCGCCCAACCGGCCTGACTAGCAGTCTACGCCGTTCTACGGCGCAGACTCCTAGCCTGCACCGTCGAACGGCGCAGACTACCGGGGAGGCCCTGGCTGGGCCGAAACGGATCCGGGCGACGGTTTTCGGGCGAGCGCCACGATCCGCCTATAATCGTCAACCTGCGTTGCTCGACGCCCGAGCCCGGTTCAGCGACGCTCACCGTGACGAACAGCCGCAACGGCATCGGCGAGTCGTACGTGGCATCCAACTGACGGCCCGCGCGATCCGGGCCCGGAGCGCGACATGACCCAGCAGCGACGCTACCGCATCGGCGCGATCCACGCGCTGATGAACGCCATCCCGACCACGCAGACCGCCTTCGACCGCAACTGGTCGGCGGCCGACGTCGCCCACCTTCTCGACGGCTCGCTCTACCTCGACCGCAGCCGCGGATCGGCCGACGACGCGGAGCTCGGCGCGCGCGTCGACCGGCTCGTCAAGTACAGCGCGTCGACCGGCGCCGAGGCGATCATCGTCACCGGCTCGTTCTTCGGTGACATGACCAAGCGGGCCCGCGAGGGGATGGACATCCCCGTGATGACCTCGTTCGACGGCATCGTCGAGCGCGCGTTCTCGCTCGACCGGCCGCTGCACGTGATGTCGACGGCGCCGGACTCGTCCGTGCTGCTGTCCGCGGAGATCGAGGCCGAGGCGGCGCGGCGGTCGCATCCGCTGTCGATCACCCGCTCGGCGGTGGACGGCGCCCTCGACGCGCTGGTGGGCGGCGACCCCGCGCGCCACGACGAGCTCGTGCTCGAGGCGGTGCGGGCCATCGACGACGGGACGGCCATCCTCTTCGCGCAGTTCTCGATGGAGCGGATCCTGCCCGGCAGCGCCGCCGCGCACCCGGCGCCCGTGGTCGGCCCGGCCAGCGAGGGCGTCCTGCGGCTGCGCGAGTTGCTGACCGGGCGGTAGGAACTACCGCTTGCCCGAGTACTCCAGCATCTGCTGCGTGAAGTCCTGCGGGTAGGAGATGACGACGTCGGTGATCGATCCGTCGGCGGCGGTCACCGCTTCCAGCTTGGGCATCACGAAGCCCGTATAGGACGGCAGGTCGACGCGGGCGACCCGCTCGAGCACCTCGTCACGCAGCGCCGGGTCGAAGCGGATGCCGTAGGTTTCGAACAGCGTCCGGGCCGCGTCGTAGTCGCCCTCCGACTTGATCCGCTGCACCTCGGCGAGCAGGGTGGCGACTCCGGCGCGGAACGCCTCGGCGTCGGTCACGACGTTGTAGGTACTGCCGTCCCGCCGGCGCACCTCGATCGCGTCCGTGTTCTCGATCAGC
The window above is part of the Acidobacteriota bacterium genome. Proteins encoded here:
- a CDS encoding anti-sigma factor, translating into MAPTPPLAPTPPFDEREQPASKPTEQEPTPPMPKPTPGAQKKGGRWTLLSLAAGGLVVAAGLGLFAARQANLAAALQENLDAANTQARIAELEAAAAQRVADGLRGGARVLTATDVQPLDLNGQPVAPDARGRLFWSATEGGLLTATGLPPVPPGRVYQLWLIPDASPLSAAILSADAEGRVMAAVTPPEGVTGPVPAAVTLEPAGGAATPGGEVYLLGRP
- a CDS encoding PIG-L family deacetylase, with protein sequence MHIHRFAAVVGAMLAIGVGGFGTAAHAQPLASGEGREALGVALRQLNSTGSFMSIVAHPDDENNALLARLSRGEGHRAVLLSATRGDGGQNEIGAELFDALAVLRTEELHAAHRLDGAEQYFTRAVDFGYSFSIEETFERWGRDEILGDFVRMIRTIRPDVVSAMSPEGRGGGQHHQASAVLAHEAWHAAADPERFPEQIAEGLAPWQARKFYFRVGFPFGMGFGPPGFRFRSASDPELTTVDLGGYDPLLGATWAEIGSLARGMHKCQGMGQFVALPSGPAGGRYRLAETAIADHSAAADASLFDGVDTSIAGLARFAGENPPDELRWTLERIGMYASDALRTFERGEGRFHRAGRSIRVSGPGHQPLIEGLEAVRDLRARLAGMALSADARREIDFRLAAKERQFERAVLLDFAVSIDAFADDGVVTPGQSVEVTVRAANHGPGGSGSGVTVRDVSLLGFDGAAACDSGPIRAGGVYVCDQQVRIPAAARTTDIHWSHVEGADRYVLDPDVPFGLPFRPTPFRAVVEIELGGRARLAVERPVRHRYVDDVFTAEKRMDLQVVPRFAVSMTPDIAIIPTGSGAVREVRVTVTNTAPEAAEGAVTLELPRGWSATPATVPVRLSREDESRTVRFDVSAGGAAAGEYSVRAAVEDGGERFERGYQVIEYPHIERRHIGRPADGTFKVIDVTIAPDLLVGYVEGVGDAVPPAIEQLGARLEFVDADDLAWGDLSRFDVIVTGVRAYERRQDLRANNDRLLEYADDGGTVIVQYNKFEFNQAQYGPYPALVSRNRVTDESAPIRVLANDHPVFAWPNPVGPATWDQWVQERGLYFLGERDRRYADLVELEDTFEYNPGLKRGALVEAQPGRGRWIYVGLGLWRQLPAGTTGAYALLANLLSLGGER
- the bshA gene encoding N-acetyl-alpha-D-glucosaminyl L-malate synthase BshA, encoding MNVGIVCYASVGGSGIVATELAKGLARRGHEVRLISSEPPVRLGDFQAGLAFHAVRTPGYPLFREPQYLLTLANKIVEVCREGRLDIIHAHYAVPHATAAYLARQIVAASGDGHVPRVITTLHGTDVTLIGSDASYLETVAFSIDQSHGVTAVSGSLRDDTYRQLPVRSRIEVIPNFLDCRDHRRIADAGLAARYRGGRSDTKLVIHVSNFRPVKRADVVVELFRRIREQVPARLLLVGDGPDLSAACRRARDLGLASDVEALGEQELVVPLLSLADLCLLPSAQESFGVAALEAMACSVPVVASRVGGLPEVITDGESGFLRDPEDLDGMTACAVRLLTDPALHRRIAAGGWRRVHDHFCADEVVPRYEAFYKAVLLQDAAAVRDDAAIPARFGGS